Genomic window (Xylanimonas protaetiae):
CACCGATGGGCAAGGTGAGCACAGTGAGCGCGCTCGGGCCGACCCTCGGGCTGGACATCGGTGGCACCAAGCTCGCCACGGCGATGGTGACCCCGGACGGGCGGCATCACGGGCTCCAGATCGCGCCGACCAGGCGCGAGGACGGGCCGGACGACGTGCTCCGCAGGCTCTTCGACCTGGGGCGGGCCTCGATCGACGCCGCCGGGCTCGGCTCGCCGTGGGCCGTCGGGATCTCCTGCGGCGGTCCGCTCGACGCCCTTGCAGGCGTCCTGGAGTGCCCGCCGCACCTTCCCGGTTGGCTGGACATTCCCATCGCCGACACGACATCGCGCGAGTTCGGCGTCCCGACGGTGCTTGAGAACGATGCCACAGCGGCGGCGCTGGCCGAGTACCAGTTCGGCGCGGGTGTCTGCGCGCGCAGCCTCATTTACCTGACGGTGTCCACCGGGATCGGCGGCGGCAGCGTGATCGACGGGCAGCTGCACCGCGGAGCCACCGGCAACGGTGGTGAACTGGGACACATCACCGTGCGGCCGGGAGGCCGGCACTGCACCTGCGGGCGGCGCGGCTGCCTGGAGGCATACTGCTCGGGCACGCAGATCGCGGCCCGTGCGGCGGAGGCCGTCGCCCTGGCGCAGGAGACCGGGCGCCGCACGGAACTCGCCGGAATCGAACCGCTGACGGCGGCCCACGTGTCCCAGGCGGCAGCCCGCGGCGACGCCGTCGCCGTCGACGTCTGGCAGGAGACCGTCGAGCTGCTCGGCCAGGCCCTGACCGACCTGGTCAACGTGTTCGAGCCCGACGTCGCCGTGCTCGGCGGCGGCGTCACCCGGGCCGGCGCGATGCTGCTCGACCCCGTGGCCCACATCGTGCGGGCCAACGCGATGGGGCGCGAGGCCGAGGTCGTGCGCCTCGAGCTCGCCACCCTCGGCGACGTCGTCGGCGTCGTCGGCGCGGCCGCAGTCGCCTGGGACCGCCTCGGGGCCTCCCACTAACCGGCGCCCACCACCGAACCGCAGAACACCACAAACCGACAGTCGGCAGGCCACACCGGCCACCGGATGGGTCACCACCGACCACACCATGCAAAGGAGCAGGCGTTGCCTGATTGGATGACCGCCCAAGTGCGCGACCACGGTCGTGCCGCCGAGGCATTCGAAGGACGGATCGACGACGTGCGGAAGGTCGCACAGGTATTCCAGACGGCGTTCGCCGACGGCAAGACGCTGTGGACGTTCGGCAACGGCGGATCCGCCGCGGACGCCCAGCACTTCACGGGCGAACTCGTGGGGCACTACCGCCACGACCGCCGCCCGCTGCCCGCCGTCACGCTGTCGTGCGACCCCACGTCCATGACGTGCATCGCTAACGACTACGCGTACGACGACGTGTTCTCCCGCCAGGTCGCGGCGCTCGCCCGGCCAGGTGACGTCGTGGCCGCGTTCACGACGTCGGGCCGTTCGCCCAACGTCGTCACCGGCCTCGCCGCCGCGAAGGCGAACGGAGCCACCACCGTGCTGTTCGGTGGCGGGGACGGCGGCCCCGCCGCCCAGCACGCCGACCACCTGCTGCTGTCGCCGTCGACCGTGACCCCGCGTATCCAGGAGATGCACACGCTGATGTTGCACCTCATCAGCGAGCACCTCGACAACTGGGCAGCGGGAGTGGAGCCGTGAGCGACGTGACCCGGAAGCCTGGCGCGCCCACGACCAACGCGCCCATGACGAACGCCCCATCGGGGCCGCAGCCGGCAGGGCTGCAGCCGCCGCCGACCGCGACGCCCGCCCGAAAGATCCACATGATCGGCAACGCCCATCTGGACTGCGTGTGGCTGTGGCCGTGGCAGGAGGGATACCAGGAGGCGCGCGCGACGTTCCGCTCGGTGCTCGACCGGATGGACGAGTACCCCGACTTCGTCTTCACGTGCGACCAGATCGTGCTGCTGAGCTTCGTGGAGGACCACGACCCGGACCTGTTCGCCCGCATCGCGGATCGCGTCCGCGAAGGCCGGTGGGTCAATGTCGGCGGATGGTGGGTCGAGCCCGACTGCAACACCCCCTCGGGCGAGTCGTTCGTGCGCCAGGGCCTCCTGGGCCAGCGCTACCTGGCCTCACGATTCGGCAAGCCCACCACGGTGGGCATGAACGTGGACCCGTTCGGGCACAACGCGATGATCCCGCAGATCCTGCGCGACCAGGGCATGGACACCTACACGTTCCTGCGTCCGGGCCCGCACGAGTCGGACCTGCACGACTCGGGCTTCTGGTGGGAGTCCCCCGACGGGTCGCGCGTCCTGGCATGGCGCATCCCGTTCGAGTACTGCTCCCCACCCGGTTCCGTCGTCGGGCAGACCGAGAAGTCGCTCGCCCAGATCAACCACCGCGCCGGGGTGGACGCCGAGCCCGTCATGGTGTTCTACGGCGTCGGCAACCACGGCGGCGGGCCAACCAAGGCGAACATCGACTCGATCCACCGGTTCGACACCATGGGGTCGTTCGGGCGCCTGAAGCTCTCCGACCCGCGCCAGTTCTTCGACGAGTTTGCGCAGGCTCTCGGCCCGGACGGGCTGGCCGCACTGCCGGTGCGCCGCGACGACCTGCAGCACCACGCACCGGGCTGCTACTCCGCGCACTCGGGCATCAAGCAGTGGCTGCGCCGCGCCCAGGCGAACGTGCTGAACGCCGAACGCTGGGCCGCCGTCGTCTCCCGCGAGTACGGCATCGACTACCCGCGCGAGGAGCTGCTGCACGCCTGGGAGCAGGTCTGCTTCAACCAGTTCCACGACACCCTGCCGGGGTCGGCGGTCGAGCCCTCGTACGACGACGCACGCGACCAGTTGGGCGAGGCTGTCGCGATCGCGAAGCGCATCATCACCCGCTCGCACAACGTCATTGCCCGCCACGTCAGCATCCCCATGGACACGGCCACGCAGCCGGTGCTGGTTTTCAACCCGCACCCGTTCCCCGTCGAGGTGGACATCGAGCTCCAGTACGGCGTGCAGCCTGCCGGCGTGCACGTCGTGGACGCCGACGGCCTGCGCACGCCCTCGCAGCGCATCCAGTCGACGGCCACCACCGACGACAAGGGCCGCGGCGCCGTCGCGTTCCGCGCGTCGCTACCGGCGCTCGGCTACCGCCTCTACCGGCTCATCGGCGGTGCGGCCTCACCCGCGTTGCCGTGGTCGCCGCCCGCGACCGGCGGCCCCGCCGTCACACCCGCGCCGGTCACGGCCGAGGTCACCGACGAGCGCGTGCTGCTGGAGAACCAGCATCTGCGGGTCGAGCTCGACCCGGTCACCGGCTGGCTCACGTCGCTGCTCGACAAGCGCACGGGAGTCGACGTCGTGGCGGGCGCCGTGGGCGAGCACATCCAGATCTCCGAGGACCCCACCGACACGTGGGGCCACCGCGTGATCTCGTACGCGGGCGCCGGGGCGCCGATGAGCACGACGCGCGTGCTGGTCCGCCAGCAGGGCGAACTGCGGGCGTCGGTACGCGTCGAGCGCACATGGGGCCGGTCCACGGTGGTCGAGGAGTTCACCCTCGCCTTCGACGCCGACGCGCTGGACTGCGCGATCACGATCGACTGGCGCGAGCACGCGCACCTGATGAAGCTGCGCTTCCCGACCGTGCTGACCGACCCGGTGGGAACCTACGAGATCCCGTTCGGCCACCAGGAGCGGCCGGTCGACGGCGCAGAGGAGCCGGGCCAGTCGTGGATCGACCTGACGGGCACCGTCGGCGGGCGTACCGCCGGTCTGACGGTCATCAACAACGCCAAGCACGGCTACGACGTCTCGCCGGCCGACTCGCCGACGCCGGGCCTCACGCCGAGCCTCGGCATCACCGCCGTGCGCAGCCCGGTGTACTCCTGGCACGACCCGCGCGAGCTCGAGCCGGACGGCCTGTACTCCTACCAGGATCAGGGCATCCAGCGGTGGCGCTACCAGCTCGTGCCGCACACGGGGTCGCTCGACGCTGACAACGCCACGCGCCGCGCCACGGTGCTGGGCTCGACGCCGCGCGCCATGCTCGAGTCCTTCCACGACGGCGTGATGCCCGGCATCCACTCCTACCTGGACGTCGAGACCGAGGGCCCCGGCCGGGTCATCGTCACGGCACTCAAGGGTGCCGAGGACGTGGGCCGCGACGGGCAGACCGACGTCATCGTGCGCGCCGTCGAGTCCAGCGGGCGTCCTGGGACCACCAGCGCCCGGTTCGTGCTGTCGTTCTCCGACGGCAATCGCGAGGTGGTGGCGGACTTCGGGCCATCGAAGCTGCGGACCTTCAAGGTCCCGGCCGACCCGGCCGAGCCCGTGGTCGAGGTCAACCTGATCGAGTGGGACCTGGATCGCCAGCCGGCGCCGGTGGGCCAGCCGCTGGTGACACCGCACGAGGCGCCAACCGCCACTGCGGACGACGTTGCGGCCGCCACGGAGCTCGCCCCGGCGGACGAGGACGTGCAGGCATGACGCTCCCGCTCGGACTGAGCGTCACCGTCCTCGACGGGGCGGGCACGCGGTTCCCGGTCCCCCTCGCCGGCGTCGT
Coding sequences:
- a CDS encoding D-sedoheptulose-7-phosphate isomerase, which produces MTAQVRDHGRAAEAFEGRIDDVRKVAQVFQTAFADGKTLWTFGNGGSAADAQHFTGELVGHYRHDRRPLPAVTLSCDPTSMTCIANDYAYDDVFSRQVAALARPGDVVAAFTTSGRSPNVVTGLAAAKANGATTVLFGGGDGGPAAQHADHLLLSPSTVTPRIQEMHTLMLHLISEHLDNWAAGVEP
- a CDS encoding ROK family protein, which codes for MPTGNKDLLVEPPMGKVSTVSALGPTLGLDIGGTKLATAMVTPDGRHHGLQIAPTRREDGPDDVLRRLFDLGRASIDAAGLGSPWAVGISCGGPLDALAGVLECPPHLPGWLDIPIADTTSREFGVPTVLENDATAAALAEYQFGAGVCARSLIYLTVSTGIGGGSVIDGQLHRGATGNGGELGHITVRPGGRHCTCGRRGCLEAYCSGTQIAARAAEAVALAQETGRRTELAGIEPLTAAHVSQAAARGDAVAVDVWQETVELLGQALTDLVNVFEPDVAVLGGGVTRAGAMLLDPVAHIVRANAMGREAEVVRLELATLGDVVGVVGAAAVAWDRLGASH
- a CDS encoding alpha-mannosidase, translated to MTNAPSGPQPAGLQPPPTATPARKIHMIGNAHLDCVWLWPWQEGYQEARATFRSVLDRMDEYPDFVFTCDQIVLLSFVEDHDPDLFARIADRVREGRWVNVGGWWVEPDCNTPSGESFVRQGLLGQRYLASRFGKPTTVGMNVDPFGHNAMIPQILRDQGMDTYTFLRPGPHESDLHDSGFWWESPDGSRVLAWRIPFEYCSPPGSVVGQTEKSLAQINHRAGVDAEPVMVFYGVGNHGGGPTKANIDSIHRFDTMGSFGRLKLSDPRQFFDEFAQALGPDGLAALPVRRDDLQHHAPGCYSAHSGIKQWLRRAQANVLNAERWAAVVSREYGIDYPREELLHAWEQVCFNQFHDTLPGSAVEPSYDDARDQLGEAVAIAKRIITRSHNVIARHVSIPMDTATQPVLVFNPHPFPVEVDIELQYGVQPAGVHVVDADGLRTPSQRIQSTATTDDKGRGAVAFRASLPALGYRLYRLIGGAASPALPWSPPATGGPAVTPAPVTAEVTDERVLLENQHLRVELDPVTGWLTSLLDKRTGVDVVAGAVGEHIQISEDPTDTWGHRVISYAGAGAPMSTTRVLVRQQGELRASVRVERTWGRSTVVEEFTLAFDADALDCAITIDWREHAHLMKLRFPTVLTDPVGTYEIPFGHQERPVDGAEEPGQSWIDLTGTVGGRTAGLTVINNAKHGYDVSPADSPTPGLTPSLGITAVRSPVYSWHDPRELEPDGLYSYQDQGIQRWRYQLVPHTGSLDADNATRRATVLGSTPRAMLESFHDGVMPGIHSYLDVETEGPGRVIVTALKGAEDVGRDGQTDVIVRAVESSGRPGTTSARFVLSFSDGNREVVADFGPSKLRTFKVPADPAEPVVEVNLIEWDLDRQPAPVGQPLVTPHEAPTATADDVAAATELAPADEDVQA